GCTGCCAGACTGGTTCAACCCACTTCGACTTAACTGCGGCGCTGCGCTGCTGTTCATACCACGTATGGGAAACCCCAAAGCACCTGCaaccagagagagagcaaaaacatgtttactctCAAGAAACAGACACAACCAGAAGTGTGATtgttaagaggaaaaacaacatgaagCAAGTTGAAAAATGACTCAGTTGTCTGCTGCATATTAGCAGCACAAATCTGAAAAGACATCACTGCAAACTGGGACTGACTCAAaattatgtcagtcgaatcagatGCGGCAGTTCAATAcaaattttcaacaatttttttttcctataaagTTTTGAAGTTTGAGCGGGATGTTTAACTTGATGGCGGCATTAATGTAATATCGTAAACGAGTTAATGACACGAACAACAGATTGCAAATGTGCATCAACATCTTtaccaacactagatatcaaactaAAGCCAGAGAATATAGTAATACGTTGCTGTGAGTTTACagcaagagcactcactccgcagcaaaatctggggaacCAAAACGTTCTTcaaagtacactgcacagcacgaaaaacaaacaaaaataacactgCTACACTGCTATCGACTATCAATCGATtgaggggtctctgactgatgatttaaatctccgactttcaaggggcagcccgaCTACAAACCTTCTGCTCCAAACCAGCCTCGCTCTCTATCACAGTGAATCATTTCTTCTACAACCATTATTTATTCAGGGAAAACTGACTGACCATTAAGCTCTTTTCCACCAAAACCCTGTATTCACACTCAGTGGGCTAAAAGGATATGTAACATATGACAGccataaattcaataaaaacaaataactagcAGCGATAGCTGTCAAAGGttataaatagcaataaaatcagtaaaaattatgaaaaggattaaaaagcaaacaattcTGCAActagtgaaaaaaatgcataataacacaacagaaaataaataaaaatttacgAAAACATAACGAttcagaaatgaaacaaaatggaCCGGTCCAGAGTTgctttatataaatatataaatataaaataatgtaaacacagTCACGGTGTGGAATACAATTAAAGAATAACACAACCTACACTTTATGATGCTTATAgcaaacaagtgtgtgtgtgtgtgtgtgtgtgtgtgtgtgtgtgtgtgtgtgtgctcttacTCTGCGGGCCATATAAACTGGCCCCTAGCTGTGACAGTTGACCCGTTGAGGACGCAGAGGAAGACGCCAGCATCTgaagagagaggaaacacaaacacctgcTTTAATTCTCCCGACAACATCATCtgttattaatcaaaaataaaatgtaaaaaataaactttaaagaCCCAATCTGCCAAAAATGATGAATCTCTGGAGAATCCTCTTGCTGTCATCACACCGAGATGGatataattttaacattttcaatacCATTGTGAACAAATACCTTTGTTTCAGCacaaaaactgtatttctattCCTTactttactgatttcttgctcaaTTTTTGGTCATTACTTCTGCCACTgtgcattcttcccatgttttcgaaataAGTCAAGCCAATATACTCTGTTAGGAAAGGCTTAAAGTGTGAAACTTAAATTACTATATTGAGCAGCAGGGGAACGTTTTAATAGACAACTTACGTCTTTGTCAGGGCGGTGTGGAGGGAACATGGACTGCTGGGTGTAGTAGAGGCTGGAGTCGTCCGCGTAGTCGCTCTCTACCCCTCCCTCCATAAACTTCTTCCGGTTAGCACCAAACATACCGCGTGTCACCTGAGAAACCAGACACAGGAAATGGTCAGATGGACATACAGACCCGGACTGCATTGGCATGAATGTGCTCCTtctaaacaacaaacaagtcTAGAAAGTTTTCACCAGACTAATCAAAAATCATTAACCACCACAAAACTATACTGTTGATGATAACTGtcaaagattttgtttttttaacatattcacAGATTATCTTTATGtgcagcagtgatactcaacttacagctaacaggccaaatctggcccctgttCGAGTCAAattaagtgattcacactgggaattgatTCTGTAATTCTGGTCTACTTAAGGTTCctaaatgcataaaacagcatcaaaatggagcttgtttatttaaaaa
The Plectropomus leopardus isolate mb unplaced genomic scaffold, YSFRI_Pleo_2.0 unplaced_scaffold15847, whole genome shotgun sequence DNA segment above includes these coding regions:
- the LOC121964522 gene encoding CCR4-NOT transcription complex subunit 2-like; this translates as MFGANRKKFMEGGVESDYADDSSLYYTQQSMFPPHRPDKDMLASSSASSTGQLSQLGASLYGPQSALGFPIRGMNSSAAPQLSRSGLNQSGSQLPSHASTPNTGTMHTPPSPS